The following coding sequences lie in one Thermoplasmata archaeon genomic window:
- a CDS encoding trimethylamine methyltransferase family protein, which translates to MDDEHLALDVIERVGIGGTFLGQRHTMDHLRQEHFLPKLVDRRSYDLWVADGRRTIEERARAKVVNALAHPPPHPLTPDVVRELDNLIDDAPRGAA; encoded by the coding sequence GTGGACGACGAGCACCTCGCCCTCGACGTGATCGAGAGGGTCGGGATCGGCGGCACGTTCCTCGGCCAGCGGCACACGATGGACCATCTCCGGCAGGAGCACTTCCTGCCGAAGCTCGTAGACCGGCGGAGCTACGATCTTTGGGTGGCGGACGGACGGAGGACGATCGAAGAACGCGCTCGCGCGAAGGTGGTCAACGCGCTCGCGCATCCTCCGCCGCACCCCCTGACCCCCGATGTGGTGCGCGAGCTCGACAACCTCATCGACGACGCCCCTCGCGGCGCTGCCTGA
- a CDS encoding ASKHA domain-containing protein gives MAQPVAIFQPEGRRTRVGVREDLLDAARRCGVGLEDLCAGRGTCGKCRVLVRRGGDLLRPQGRFEAHLTKEDRARGIRLACQCRPAGEGIIVLEIPPESQRSWQRLQTSGLMPAHRVRPDLRKVRAPRPLTEAQLRAAGWRVSLRTRALLKAGKLPASDPRLLVRGREVLGCVAASDRVLGMAFDIGSTKIAGFLMDLETGEGVETVSAPNPQMVHGEDIMSRLAFARASASQEAMLHDEVLGTLNDLTRKACGLAHEPTDRVFEVVAVGNTAMHHLFLGEPTESLSRAPYRPATRREEIRTAGSFGLRAASAAPVIAPPVVAAFVGSDLVAGVLSTRLDRSRALRVFIDVGTNTEICAGDGRKLVACSTPSGPAFEGAHIRFGMRAADGAVERVAVEPETFHVDYRVIGRMKPRGLCGSALLDLLADLFRTGAIDAAGRLQKRAAPERIRRVGRQLAFRVVPADETSIGQDLLLTQDDIGQLQLAKAAIHAGIDILLDTLRRPTREIATLYLAGAFGSYLAPESARAVGMLPDMSLEKVQFVGNTAGSGARLALLSVRERENMRRIAKRIRHVPLAGDPRFPKAFASSLFLPHRDASRFPSVRQRREGRRR, from the coding sequence TTGGCACAGCCCGTCGCGATCTTCCAGCCCGAGGGCCGCCGCACGCGCGTGGGCGTGCGGGAGGACCTCCTGGACGCGGCCCGGCGTTGCGGCGTAGGCCTCGAGGACCTGTGCGCGGGCCGGGGGACCTGCGGGAAGTGCCGCGTCCTCGTCCGACGTGGCGGTGATCTCCTTCGGCCTCAAGGACGCTTTGAAGCCCACCTGACCAAGGAGGACCGCGCGCGGGGCATCCGTCTCGCCTGCCAGTGCCGGCCCGCGGGCGAAGGGATCATCGTGCTGGAGATTCCCCCGGAATCTCAGCGCAGCTGGCAGCGGCTCCAGACCTCGGGGCTCATGCCGGCCCACCGCGTCCGCCCGGACCTCCGGAAGGTGCGGGCGCCGCGCCCGCTCACGGAGGCGCAGCTGAGGGCCGCCGGATGGCGGGTTTCGTTGCGGACCCGGGCGTTGTTGAAGGCCGGCAAGCTCCCCGCGAGTGATCCTCGTCTGCTCGTGAGGGGGAGGGAGGTCCTCGGGTGCGTGGCAGCCTCGGACCGGGTTCTCGGGATGGCTTTCGATATCGGGTCGACCAAGATCGCGGGCTTCCTCATGGACCTGGAGACGGGAGAGGGCGTGGAGACCGTCTCCGCCCCGAATCCCCAGATGGTCCACGGCGAGGACATCATGTCCCGCCTCGCCTTCGCGCGAGCTTCCGCGTCCCAGGAGGCCATGCTCCACGATGAAGTCCTCGGGACCTTGAACGATCTGACCCGGAAGGCGTGCGGCCTCGCGCACGAACCCACGGACCGCGTGTTCGAGGTCGTGGCCGTGGGGAACACGGCGATGCACCATCTCTTCCTCGGCGAGCCCACGGAAAGCCTCTCGCGCGCTCCCTACCGACCGGCGACGCGCCGGGAGGAGATTCGCACCGCGGGGTCGTTCGGCCTGCGCGCCGCGTCCGCGGCACCCGTCATTGCGCCTCCGGTGGTCGCGGCGTTCGTGGGCAGCGACCTGGTCGCCGGCGTCCTGTCCACGCGCTTGGATCGATCGAGGGCGCTGCGGGTCTTCATCGACGTGGGGACGAACACGGAGATTTGCGCGGGCGACGGCCGCAAGCTCGTGGCTTGCTCCACGCCGTCCGGTCCCGCCTTCGAGGGGGCCCACATCCGATTCGGCATGCGCGCCGCGGACGGCGCCGTAGAGCGCGTCGCGGTGGAGCCCGAGACGTTCCACGTCGACTATCGGGTCATCGGGCGCATGAAACCCCGGGGCCTCTGCGGCTCCGCCCTTCTAGACCTGCTAGCCGATCTGTTCCGCACGGGGGCCATCGATGCCGCGGGCCGGCTCCAGAAACGGGCCGCCCCGGAACGGATTCGGAGGGTGGGCCGTCAGCTCGCGTTCCGCGTCGTCCCCGCAGACGAGACGTCCATCGGCCAAGATCTGCTCCTGACCCAGGACGATATCGGCCAGCTTCAGCTCGCCAAGGCGGCGATCCACGCGGGGATTGACATCCTGCTGGACACGCTTCGGCGACCGACCCGGGAAATTGCGACCCTGTACCTGGCGGGCGCCTTTGGAAGCTACCTGGCCCCGGAGAGCGCGCGTGCCGTGGGCATGCTCCCCGACATGTCCCTCGAGAAGGTCCAGTTCGTAGGGAACACGGCCGGATCGGGTGCGCGCCTCGCCCTGCTCTCGGTTCGGGAACGGGAGAACATGCGGCGGATTGCGAAGCGCATCCGGCACGTGCCCCTCGCGGGCGATCCCCGGTTCCCCAAGGCGTTCGCCTCCTCCCTGTTCCTGCCCCACCGGGACGCGTCCAGGTTTCCGAGCGTCAGGCAGCGCCGCGAGGGGCGTCGTCGATGA
- a CDS encoding corrinoid protein, which yields MHRSAGVNTTEDYVARLKKAVIEYDMEGMPALAKEALDHGMNPLQGIERGLAAGIRDVGQKFGAGELFLPELVMAAETMRAGVAILEPLVPKDAAEARETHKVVLATVQDDIHEIGKNLVATMLTANGFDVVDMGVNQPSDAILKKAQDLHAEIVGVSALMTTSMPRMKELLKAAQTKGVRTKERFIVGGAPVTEQYAKEIGSDGTAGDASGAVRLAQKLIGK from the coding sequence GGTGAACACCACGGAGGACTACGTTGCGCGACTCAAGAAGGCCGTCATCGAGTACGACATGGAAGGGATGCCTGCCCTGGCCAAGGAAGCCTTGGACCACGGGATGAACCCGCTCCAGGGAATCGAGAGGGGGCTGGCCGCCGGGATCCGCGACGTCGGCCAGAAGTTCGGCGCCGGCGAACTCTTCCTGCCCGAGCTCGTGATGGCCGCGGAGACGATGCGTGCCGGGGTGGCCATTCTGGAGCCACTGGTGCCGAAGGACGCCGCGGAGGCGCGCGAAACGCACAAGGTCGTCCTTGCCACGGTTCAGGATGACATCCACGAGATCGGCAAGAACCTCGTCGCCACGATGCTCACGGCGAATGGCTTCGACGTCGTGGACATGGGGGTGAACCAGCCTTCGGACGCGATCCTGAAGAAGGCCCAGGACCTCCACGCGGAAATCGTCGGCGTCTCGGCCCTCATGACGACCTCCATGCCGCGGATGAAGGAGCTGCTGAAGGCAGCCCAAACCAAGGGTGTGCGCACGAAGGAGCGGTTCATCGTCGGCGGCGCGCCGGTCACCGAGCAGTACGCCAAGGAGATCGGTTCCGACGGCACGGCAGGCGACGCGAGCGGTGCCGTGCGGCTCGCGCAGAAGCTCATCGGCAAGTAG